GCGTCGCCGAGGCGATGCAAGGCTGACGGAAACGGGGCGGCGGCGGATCACGCCGCCGCTTCCCGCCATTGCGAGGGCGTCGTGTCGTAGCGCTGGCGGAAGAGGCGCGAAAAATGCGCGCTGGAGGCGAAGCCGAATTCGAAGGCGATGTCGGCGATCGAGCCGGGACGGACGGGACGGCTGCGCAGGGCCTCTGCGGCAGTGGCAAGACGCCGCTCCCAGATGAAGTCGGCCGGCGTCGTGCCCTCGGCGGCAAAGGCCTTGTAGACATAGCGCACGGAACAGCCCATGCGCCGCGCGATATCGGCCGCGTCGAGATCGGCGCGGCGGACATTCTCCGTCACATAGGCCTTCATCCGATCGAACAGAAGCGCGAGCGGCGGCGCATCCGCCTGGGCTTCGGCCCCGGCGCAGCCGGCGACGATGGTGCGCGTCAGCTCCGCCATGGCCCGCCCGAGGCTGTCGCGGCCGGCCGCGTCCAGCCGGTCCAGCTCCCCGAACGTCGTCTGCATCATCGACAGCAGCACCGCCTGCAGCCCGCCCGGCACCAGCGGCGCAGCCAGCGGCCGGCGGAGGCGCGCGGCGAGCGCGCGCGGCAGCGTCTCGCGCGGCACCTGCAGCATCAGCACTTCGACCGGCATGGGATTTTCGAGCCTGTAGCTATAGGCGGGATCGTAGATGACGAGCGCCTTCGGCCCGACCGTCAGGTTGCAATCGGCCTGGTGAAACCGCGAGAGGCCACGCGTCTGCAGGATCAGCTTGATCATGTCCGGCCGGCCGCCGTCGATCCGCACGCTGCTGCCATCGACGAGATGGGCGTCGGCATCGAGGCGCGTCAGACGGCACTGGCCGAGCCGCGCCGAAACGAGCCGGCTCGCCCGCTCCCGCCCTTCGGAAAAATGCAGGCGCACGCTGCCGAACAGGCGGCGGGCGACGAAGGGAACGTCACCGCCCACGGCGGCATCGAAGGGGGAGAGCATGGCCATCGTCTCACTCCGCAAGATAGGCGCCGTGCAGGATATCCGGCTGGTGGCGCAGGGTTTCGGACGCCCCGTCGAAGACGATGCGGCCGCGCTCCATCACGAGAGCGTGGCTCGCAAGGCCGAGGGCGAGATTGGCGAACTGCTCGATCAGGAGCACACCGATGCCGTCTTCGGCGGCAAGGGTGAGCGCCTCGGCCAGCCGCTTGACGACGGTGGGTGCCAGGCCGAGCGAGAGTTCGTCGACGATCATGAAGCGCGGCCGGGCGAGGAAGGCCTGCGCCATCGCCACCATCTGCTTCTGTCCGCCGGAAAGATCCCCGGCGCGCTGATGACGGCGGGCCTCCAGTTCCGGGAAGATGGCGAAGGCGCGGGAAAGCCCCTCGCGCCGCGCATTCACGCCGCGCTCCAGCACGGCGACAAGCAGGTTGTCCTCGACGCTCATCTGGCCGAGCACGCGATGGCCCTCCGGCACCATGGCGACGCCCCGGCGGCGCACCGCATCGGCCGAAAGGCCCGCCAGCGTCACATCGCCAAGACGCACCGTGCCCGATGCGGTGGGGATCGCGCCCGAAAGCGCCATGACGGTGCTGGATTTTCCCGCTCCATTCGCCCCAAGCAGCGTGCTGATCCGGCCGGCGGCGAGCGTGAAGGAAATGCCGTGCAGCACCTTCTTGCCGCCGCGCTCGACCACGAGGTTTTCCACGGTGATGGACATCAGATCTCTCCGAGATAGGCGCGGCGGACATCGGGATCGGCGAGCACCGCATCGGTCGGGCCGAGGGCGAGGCGCTTGCCGTAGTCGAGCACCAGCGTCTCGGCGCACATAGCGCGGATGAGATCGACATCGTGGTCGATGACGATCACCTGCGCGCCGAAGGCATCGGGAATGGAAAGAACGAGGTCGCGCAGCCGTGCGCCTTCCTCGTCGGTGAGGCCGGCCGCCGGCTCGTCGAGCAGGATCAGGCGCGGCGTGCCGATCAGGCACTTGCCGAGCTCCACCAGCCGCCGCTCGAAGAGGTTGAGCCGCGCGCCGAGCCGATGGGCGACGCCGGCAAGGCCGACGAAATCCAGCGCGCGGTCCGTGGTTCGACCGCGTTCGCCAGCTGCGGCGACATTGTCGGCAAGCGCGGCAAGGTTTTCGCGCGCCGTCAGGTCTTCCACCACCTGTTCCGTCTGGAAGGAGCGGCGCAGCCCGGCTCGCACCCTTTGCAGCGGCGAGAGCGGCAGGAGCGACTGCCCGTCGAGGCGGACGGCGCCCTCCACCGGGCGCACGAAGCCCGAGAGCACGTTGAGCAGCGTCGTCTTGCCGGCGCCGTTCGGGCCGATGAGGCCGGAGACGGGTGCGCTCAGCGCCGCCGTGAGCCGGTCGATGGGTTTGATGCCGCCGAAGCGGACGGAAAGCGTCTCGATCTCGATCATCTCTCCCCTCCCCTGGTGAAGCGGGCGAGAAGCACCGCGATCTGCCCGGCAATGCCGGAGGGCGCGGTTGCCAGCGCATGGAACAGCGCGACGCCGAAAATGCCGATGGTGACGTAGCCGTCGATACCGAGATCGGTAAGGAGCGCCGGCAGGGCGCGCAGCAAGAGGCCGGCAATGACCGCGCCATACCAGTGGAACGCCCCGCCGACGGTCGCCAGCGCGAAAAGGTTGAGGCTCTCGAAGGCGGAGAAGGCTCGGCCTTCGAGCTGGCCGACATTGCCGGCGAGCAGCCCGCCCGCAATGCCGGCGAGGAAGCCGGACAGGGCGAAGGCCCAGGCCTTGTAGGCGAGCACGTTGACACCGGACGAGATCGCCACCGTCTCGCCCTTGCGGATCAGCGCCCAGGCGCGGCCGGGCCGGGTGATCTTGTGCGCCTGCACCAGCATCAGGCCGAGCGTGGCGATGGCCGCCGTATAGAGAAAATAGGGGATCGCCTCGGCGGCGAGCGCCGGACGGGGCAGCATGGCGCGGCCGGAACCATCGGCCCGGCCGAGGAAGCCCGGCCCGCCATCGGGAAAGCCCCAGGCGGAGATGACGATCTGGAACGCCCCCGCCAGCATCAGCGTCACCAGCGCGAGATAGAGGCCGCGCAGCCGGAGCGCCGGCAGACCGAAGACGAGGCCGAGAAGCGCCGCGACCACGCCGCCCGCCAGAAGGCTCGCCTCGAAGGGCGGCTGGAAGGCATGGCCGATGCGCAGCGTCACCCAGCCGCCGACGCCGACCAGCGCGAACTGGCAGAGCGAGACGAGGCCGAGCTGGCCGTAGAGCACCGCGACGCCGGCGACGGAGAGCGACAGGGCCATGGCGGAGGTCAGCGCCGACAGCCAGAAGGCATTGGCAAAAAAGGCGATGGCGGCGGAGAAGACCGCCATGGCGAGCGTGATGGCAAGGAGCGGGTGTTGCCTGCGGATCGGCGCCGCCGGCGGGGCGGGAACGGCCATGGGGGAAAGGGTGTCCTGCATGCTCATCTGTCCCTCATCGCGGCTTTGGACGTACTGCCAAGGATGGTGACCGCGACGAGCGCGATGACGAAGGGCGCCGCGGCGCGGTAGGGCGAGATCAGCGTGATCGGGGTCAGCACCGCCTCGGCAAGACCGATGCCGACGCCAGCGAGCGCCGTCACGTAGAGCGAGCGGAGCTGGCCGAGGATCGCGGCGGCGATGGCGGGAATGACGACGAAGGTGAGGAACGTGCCCTGCAGGCGCACGAGATCGGCAAGCAGAAGGCCGGCAAGGCCGGAGAAGAGGCCGGTGATCAACCAGGCGGCGGTTTCCGTGTGCAGCACGCGCACGCCGAGAATGGCCGAAAGGTCGCGGTCGTTGGCAAGCGCCCGCATGTCGAGGCCGAGGCGCGTGCGGTTCAAAAGCAGCGTGATGGCGGCGACCATGGCGAGCGCCAGGAAGAGCGCGATCAGCCGGGTGAAGGTGAGCCGCACGCCGAACAGCGTCAGGTACATCTGGTCGGTCGGAAACTGTAGGCGCCGCGGCAGCTCACCCCAGACGACGCCCATGACGGCAATCAGCACGAGGGCCGGCGCCAGGGTGCCGACGGCGCGAACGACGGTATCGCGATGCGACAGCAAGGGCGCAAAGAGGCGGCCGTAGACGAAACTCACCAGCGTCGACGTGACGACCCCGGCGAGGATGGCAAGCGCGAGCGGCCAGTTCCATTGCAGGATCTGCCAGGCGACATGGGCGCCCAGCGCACCGAAGGCGCCGAAGGCGAAGTTCAGCACGCCGGTCGAACGGTAGAGAATGACGAGACCGACGCCCGACAGCGCGTAGACCGCGCCGATCCCGAGGCCGGAAATCAGGAATGGCAGGAGAGACATGACGTCCTCGATGTATCGGAATGGAAGGCCCTGCGGACGCATGGCGCCCGCAGGGCCGGTCGGTTACTTCAGGCTCGCTTCGAAGGCGCGGATGTCCTTCAGCTCCGGATCGGGCGACGGCGCGCAATCGGAGATGACCTTCCACTTGCCGCCCTCGCTGACGGCCATGCGGGTCGTGGAGTTGGCATTGTGGCGCGGCTGGCCCTCGCCGAAATACCAGGGGGCGCAGAAGATATCGCTCTCGAAACCCTTGACCTTGCGCACGGCAGCCGAGACGCTTTCGCGGGTAATGTCGCCCTCGAGACCCATCAGCGCCTTCTCCGCGATACGGGCGGCGAGGTAGCCGGCCTGGGCGAAGGTGTCGCGCGGGTCGGAGGACTGACCGTATTCCTCCATCACGGCCCGCCAGTTGGCATTGTCGGGCGTGTCGGATTCAAGGTCGTTGAACTCCATGTTGACGTAGAACTTGCCGTCCCAGCCCGGGCCGAGAGTTTCCGGCACGGAGAGGTCGTAGGCGGAAGCGGCCGAGAGGAAGGTGATCTGCTCGTTCAGGCCCTGCTCCTCGGCGGCGACGAGCAGCGGCACGGCGACGCCCTTCGACATGCCGAGCACGATAACGTCGGGCTTGGCGGCTGCGGCCTGCAGGATGATCGAGGTGGCGTCCGCGCTGCCGGGATCCATCAGGATCGTCTCGGCGGCAAAGCCCTTTTCCTTGGCGAGCAGCATCACGCCGTCGCAGGACCAGGTGCCGACATTGGGAATGTTCGGGCCGATGCAGGCGACCGACTTGGCGTTCAGCTTGTCGAGCGCATAGCCCATGGCGCCAAGCATGGAGACGCGCGGGCCGGCATTGGTCGGCGCGTAGTTCTCCGCAAAGAAGCATTCGCGCGGCACGCCGACGCCGGCAACGACGTAGATGCCGGATTTCTTGTAGTAGTCGGCATTGGCGCCGCATTCGACATAGCTGGAATTGCCGACCATCAGCACGGCCTTCTCGTCATCGACGAGGCGGGCGGCAAGCTGGGCAGCCTTTTCGGGATCCCACTGGTCGTCCTCGATGAGGTATTTCACCGGCCGGCCCTTGATGCCGCCATTGGCGTTGAGGCAGTCGAAATAGGCTTTCGCCGCCTTGGTCGAGTTCGAGAAATCGTCCGGCCCGGTCTTGCCGGTGATCGCGCCGATGACGATCGGCTCGCCGGTGGCCGCAGAGCCCGTATTGTCGCCGCAGGATGCGGCGGCCTGGGCTGCGACCGTGCCGGCAAGGCCGAAGGCCAGGCCCAGCAGCAGCCCCTTCAACAGTTTCATCATATTGGTTCCTCCTCCTTGGTTTCTTTTCGGCCGGCGCTCCTCCGCGCCCGCCGTCTTCAGCGTGCCGTCATGAAGGCCGCCGCGCGGGCGCCGATCATCATTGCGGGCGCATTGGTGTTGCCGGAGACGAGCGTCGGCATGACCGAGGCGTCGGCGACACGCAGGCCCTCGAGCCCGCGGACCTTCAGCTCCGGCGTCACGACGGCCATCGGCTCATCCTCGCGCCCCATGCGCGCGGTGCCGGCCGGGTGAAACACGGTCTTCGCCGTCTGGCGGATATAGGCCTCCAGTTCCGCCGCATCGTCCTCGACGCCCGGGCGCGGCAGGACGCGGCGCTTGACGATCTTCTGCATCGACGGCGTATCGAGGATGCGGATCGCCGCCTTCACCCCGCGCACCAGCGTCTCGACATCCGCGCGGTCAGCGAGTGAATTGGCGTTGAAATCCACCTTCGCCGCAGGATCGGCGGAGGTGATGCGGATCGAACCGCGCGAGCGCGGGCGCAGGTAGCAGGGCCCGATGGAAAAGCCGTGGCCCGGTTCCGGTTCGCGGTCGATGAAGCCGATCAGCACCGGCAGCACGTGGAACTGCACGTCCGGCTGTCCAGTGCCCGCCGTATCGAGAAAGCCGCCGCACTCCACCACGTTGGAGGTCAGGAGGCCTTGCCTTGCCGTGAGATAACGCAGCATGTGGCCGACCGCCCGCAGCCCCCTGTCCTGACCGAGAATGGAAAGCGGCTCATGCGTCTCGGCCTGCACAGGCACTTCCAGATGGTCCTGGTAGTTCTCGCCGACACCCGGCAGATCCGCCACCACGTCGATGCCGAGGGCCGAAAGATGCGCGCCGTTGCCAATGCCCGAAAGCTGCAGGAGGCGCGGCGTCGCAATGGCGCCCGCCGAAAGCACGATCTCGCGGTTCGCCCGGTAGACCGTGCCGTCCATGAGCGCGACGCCGA
This genomic stretch from Roseateles sp. XES5 harbors:
- a CDS encoding helix-turn-helix domain-containing protein encodes the protein MAMLSPFDAAVGGDVPFVARRLFGSVRLHFSEGRERASRLVSARLGQCRLTRLDADAHLVDGSSVRIDGGRPDMIKLILQTRGLSRFHQADCNLTVGPKALVIYDPAYSYRLENPMPVEVLMLQVPRETLPRALAARLRRPLAAPLVPGGLQAVLLSMMQTTFGELDRLDAAGRDSLGRAMAELTRTIVAGCAGAEAQADAPPLALLFDRMKAYVTENVRRADLDAADIARRMGCSVRYVYKAFAAEGTTPADFIWERRLATAAEALRSRPVRPGSIADIAFEFGFASSAHFSRLFRQRYDTTPSQWREAAA
- a CDS encoding ABC transporter ATP-binding protein encodes the protein MSITVENLVVERGGKKVLHGISFTLAAGRISTLLGANGAGKSSTVMALSGAIPTASGTVRLGDVTLAGLSADAVRRRGVAMVPEGHRVLGQMSVEDNLLVAVLERGVNARREGLSRAFAIFPELEARRHQRAGDLSGGQKQMVAMAQAFLARPRFMIVDELSLGLAPTVVKRLAEALTLAAEDGIGVLLIEQFANLALGLASHALVMERGRIVFDGASETLRHQPDILHGAYLAE
- a CDS encoding ABC transporter ATP-binding protein, translated to MIEIETLSVRFGGIKPIDRLTAALSAPVSGLIGPNGAGKTTLLNVLSGFVRPVEGAVRLDGQSLLPLSPLQRVRAGLRRSFQTEQVVEDLTARENLAALADNVAAAGERGRTTDRALDFVGLAGVAHRLGARLNLFERRLVELGKCLIGTPRLILLDEPAAGLTDEEGARLRDLVLSIPDAFGAQVIVIDHDVDLIRAMCAETLVLDYGKRLALGPTDAVLADPDVRRAYLGEI
- a CDS encoding branched-chain amino acid ABC transporter permease, yielding MSMQDTLSPMAVPAPPAAPIRRQHPLLAITLAMAVFSAAIAFFANAFWLSALTSAMALSLSVAGVAVLYGQLGLVSLCQFALVGVGGWVTLRIGHAFQPPFEASLLAGGVVAALLGLVFGLPALRLRGLYLALVTLMLAGAFQIVISAWGFPDGGPGFLGRADGSGRAMLPRPALAAEAIPYFLYTAAIATLGLMLVQAHKITRPGRAWALIRKGETVAISSGVNVLAYKAWAFALSGFLAGIAGGLLAGNVGQLEGRAFSAFESLNLFALATVGGAFHWYGAVIAGLLLRALPALLTDLGIDGYVTIGIFGVALFHALATAPSGIAGQIAVLLARFTRGGER
- a CDS encoding branched-chain amino acid ABC transporter permease gives rise to the protein MSLLPFLISGLGIGAVYALSGVGLVILYRSTGVLNFAFGAFGALGAHVAWQILQWNWPLALAILAGVVTSTLVSFVYGRLFAPLLSHRDTVVRAVGTLAPALVLIAVMGVVWGELPRRLQFPTDQMYLTLFGVRLTFTRLIALFLALAMVAAITLLLNRTRLGLDMRALANDRDLSAILGVRVLHTETAAWLITGLFSGLAGLLLADLVRLQGTFLTFVVIPAIAAAILGQLRSLYVTALAGVGIGLAEAVLTPITLISPYRAAAPFVIALVAVTILGSTSKAAMRDR
- a CDS encoding ABC transporter substrate-binding protein; its protein translation is MMKLLKGLLLGLAFGLAGTVAAQAAASCGDNTGSAATGEPIVIGAITGKTGPDDFSNSTKAAKAYFDCLNANGGIKGRPVKYLIEDDQWDPEKAAQLAARLVDDEKAVLMVGNSSYVECGANADYYKKSGIYVVAGVGVPRECFFAENYAPTNAGPRVSMLGAMGYALDKLNAKSVACIGPNIPNVGTWSCDGVMLLAKEKGFAAETILMDPGSADATSIILQAAAAKPDVIVLGMSKGVAVPLLVAAEEQGLNEQITFLSAASAYDLSVPETLGPGWDGKFYVNMEFNDLESDTPDNANWRAVMEEYGQSSDPRDTFAQAGYLAARIAEKALMGLEGDITRESVSAAVRKVKGFESDIFCAPWYFGEGQPRHNANSTTRMAVSEGGKWKVISDCAPSPDPELKDIRAFEASLK
- a CDS encoding GMC family oxidoreductase, producing the protein MGAPYDYIVVGGGSAGCVLVNRLSENPENRVLLIESGRRDRDPWIHIPATFFKVMGKGVDLHPYASDPQPGLNGRPSLIPQGNVLGGGSSVNAMIYIRGHRNDYDTWSQMGCRGWSYDEVLPVFKALENNEAFGGAYHGKDGTLAVSNPRHRHPLSEAFVTAAVESGLKANADFNGAEQEGVGFYQSTTRNGRRWSSAMAFLRAAEKRANVTVLTERKAARVLFEGRRAVGVALMDGTVYRANREIVLSAGAIATPRLLQLSGIGNGAHLSALGIDVVADLPGVGENYQDHLEVPVQAETHEPLSILGQDRGLRAVGHMLRYLTARQGLLTSNVVECGGFLDTAGTGQPDVQFHVLPVLIGFIDREPEPGHGFSIGPCYLRPRSRGSIRITSADPAAKVDFNANSLADRADVETLVRGVKAAIRILDTPSMQKIVKRRVLPRPGVEDDAAELEAYIRQTAKTVFHPAGTARMGREDEPMAVVTPELKVRGLEGLRVADASVMPTLVSGNTNAPAMMIGARAAAFMTAR